The Fimbriimonadaceae bacterium nucleotide sequence GCGCGGAATAGGCTTTTTCGAGGCTGGCAACTTCTATCCTGACTTCATTCTCTGGTTGGTCGAGGGCGACCGTCAGTTTGTGACTTTCATCGACCCCAAGGGCATCCGCCAATTGTCGGGACTGAATGACCCCAAGATTGAGTTCTCAAAGACCATCAAAGAGTTAGAAGTGCGCCTTGATGACCCATCCGTAGTTCTGAACTCGTTCATTGTCGCAACAACTCCGTTCAAGTCCATTGGGTGGTGGGCAGGCGACGAGAAACGAGAGTTCGAAGACCGGAACGTGCTCTTTCAGGTCGAAGACAAAAACACGTACATAGAAGCGATGCTGACGAGGGTTTTGGAACCTGCCAGCATCGCGTGAGAACGTAGCTAAACTCAATGCCTGCAAGAGCTAATTCATGCCGTCCACCGGACTGCATTTCTCGTGAGCTTTCACAATATCTGCATCGGTTTGAGCGAGGTAGCGCCTCAGAACGCCGAGGTCGGCATGGCCGAGCAAGTGTTGAACGCTAAAGATATCAGCGCCGTTTCTCAGCATCATCAAAGCGCACGTCCGACGGAACTTATGCGGGTGAGCGTGAACGCCCGCCGCTTTCCCGAGCTTCTCAATCGTCTCAGCTATCCCCAGTGCCGTCATAGGGCCTTGACGGCCAATCCAAAGCGTGTCCCCGACCTTTCCGCCACGCATACGCAGGTACTTGGTAAACGCCTTGAGCGAGTTGGCCCCGAGCCTCATTACACGCTCTTTTCTGCCCTTTCCAAGCACTTTGGCAAGTCCGGTGTCGGTATTCACGTCTCCGACCTTCAAAGCCGCGCATTCGGCCAATCTGAGGCCCGTGTCGAGCAGGGTCAGAACGAGCGCCCGGTTCCGCACGTCCCTGGAGTCTTTCCCCTGGGTGGCCTTCATAAGAAGGCCAATCTCGGTTTCGGTAAATGCCGGGAGTATCGTTTGGTCGAGCTTCGGCATTTTCACCTTGCGCATAGGGTTTGAAACAAGAAGCTCTTC carries:
- a CDS encoding tyrosine-type recombinase/integrase, with the translated sequence MTLEQLTRQNSLNLTLDTALREFDLHQRVSRHSPRTLEYYDFALGRFRSWLEARGVQALEEVGASHIREFMLDLEGSMKPNSVHAIMRGVRALFNFLEREELLVSNPMRKVKMPKLDQTILPAFTETEIGLLMKATQGKDSRDVRNRALVLTLLDTGLRLAECAALKVGDVNTDTGLAKVLGKGRKERVMRLGANSLKAFTKYLRMRGGKVGDTLWIGRQGPMTALGIAETIEKLGKAAGVHAHPHKFRRTCALMMLRNGADIFSVQHLLGHADLGVLRRYLAQTDADIVKAHEKCSPVDGMN